A part of Primulina eburnea isolate SZY01 chromosome 10, ASM2296580v1, whole genome shotgun sequence genomic DNA contains:
- the LOC140803149 gene encoding uncharacterized protein isoform X2, which produces MRAGENPKPHTFALQEKCSGETMQGLHHHQQQLAALLAAALPKDDSSSAALAPTTATVTPASEEGESSRLSALTSLHRAVLYPPNSLLVAHSASYISKGFSQLISDKLYSVRLAAAKAYGALCSVLCSISVASNGRQNHVVLGSLIDQFIGWSLPSLNNTGGETSELALESLHEFLNVGDVGAVERYALPILKACQELIEDEKTSVSLLQRLLGVLTLISLKFFRCFQPHFVDIVDILLGWAMIPDIKESDKCVIMDSFLQFQKHWVNNMQFSLGLLSKFLGDMDVLLQDGGSGTPQQFKRILALLTCFCTVLQSVASGLLEINFLEQINESLCQMVPVLLQCLSLIGKKFGWSKWIEESWRCLTLLAEILSERFSSFYPMAVDTLFQSLEVENANKVLETETISTFQVHGILKTNLQLLSLQKLGLMSSSVLNILRFEGPISHLRLHPNHLVTGSAAATYIFLLQHGKNDVVEKTMDSLIEELQLLTCKLEQISIMVDELDVMAGSKCYSKSELVVLIKFNMKVLLSCVTFGPGSSLIGQTDVDTLCVSRAHKLVTFVSSKMDPFSSPIQNSVELQVTILKTLERLTAIELVSKYSMSKQKTSSGKYAEGEIVRNSCPTIVFDPLRRCSKLLIKSLCVISPFTVKIEAIKWVHKFCENVIEVYKNIEAPLYPCQVAACWKIIHGLLLSILAAASDKEPKVRYLVAAAVEMLLIAKLIHPLHFPVIAEVFLEKLGDPETHIKNTYLKQLSHVLPVTTYTCDLHDFGLISTNCSRVHTLSDHSVHWKQLFALKQMPQKLHSHQLVSILSYISQRWQVPLASWIHRLIYSCYSKRDPSLTQQEDVDVDNGLWWDIKVEEDTLERICTVNHLAGAWWAIHEAARFCITTRLRTNLGGPTQTFAALERMLLDIAHVLRLETDQNDGNFNVIGSCAHLLPMRLFLEFVEALKKNVYNAYEGSTILSHASRQSLLFFRANKKVCEEWFSRISEPMMDAGLKLQCHDATIHYCSLRLVDISNFVALALSDNSKVQASENLQNIRGRYAGDILRILRNMTFALCKKREPEVLIGIQKWATISFSPLFKEDGSSDGMNLEFSWITGLVYQARGEHEKAAAHYIHLLQTEESLSSMGSDGVQFAIARIIESYTAISDWKSLESWLLELQTIRAKYAGKSYAGALTTAGNEINSIQALACFDEGNFQAAWSFLDLTPKSSNELTLDPKLALQRSEQMLLQAMLLHVEGKADEVCHELQRAKSLMEETFSVLALDGLVDAAPHVNQLYCISAFEESCKPGDNQGKHVTSLLNSYIQTGQFPCGGVYQDCSLWLKVLRVHQTTLPTAPVTLELCKNLMILARKQRNLRLATRLSNYLKSHVSLCFHDGLHEYFTSILEYEAILAMRAENKEEALTYLWSFVRPFLVDSSIVPSDSRVSVLKANACLKLSKWLIRDYAHKSLENVVLKMRADFIMTEITSGNGSASLGDGYQSSKSRVNLIVEELAGTATKLSTLLCPTMGKSWILYASWCYVQARASVSSDCEMALHSCSFSPILASEIQHQRFVLTEEEQLRVKNIILEHTLNRSDEKMYEERGDYDSLETGYSQNESNSKVLLQKIIDAIETAAGTPGAEDNDIGSLSAALAIQLQKCFSSSTTVLEDAEVMSLVHYLVEVWWSLRRRRVSLFGHAAQAFINYLSYSSMKCSNGQLSSCDVESNYKYPSHTLRAILNVLHIIVNYGVELKDTIEPALSKVPLPPLEEITPQLFARLSSHPNEVVRKQLENLLITRAKLSPWSLVYPTLVDVNSQEKEPSEEIQKILAYLNKLYPRLVQDAHLMIKELENVTVLWEELWLGTLQDLHSDVMRRINLLKEDAARIAENSTLSHGEKNKINGAKYSAMMAPVFVVLERRLTSTSRKPETPHEARFLEEYQETIKLAFAKFKTPPASVVAIGDVWRPFENIAASLASYQRKSSVSLGEVSPLLASLSTSYAPMPGLEKEATISEPESDLDSISPGIVTISSFSAQVSILPTKTKPKKIVIMGSDGMNYTYLLKGREDLRLDARIMQLLQAVNRVLQSSAATRGQPLGIRYYSVTPISGRAGLIQWVDNLISIYSVFKSWQNRAQLSQLSAMGTDTKTTAPPVARPSDLFYGKIIPALKEKGIRRVISRRDWPHEVKRKVLLELMKETPKHLLYQELWCASEGFQAFNSKLKRYSGSVAAMSIVGHILGLGDRHLDNILVDFCRGDIVHIDYNVCFDKGQRLKIPEIVPFRLTQTVEAALGLTGMEGSFRANCEAVLSVLRKNKDIILMLLEVFVWDPLVEWTRANFHDDAAVVGEERRGMELAVSLSLFASRVQEIRIPLQEHHDLLLSTLPDIEVALERFFDALNQYEIVSGLFYCADQDRSTLVLHESSAKLAAAEATSNSEKTLALFEMHALEFAQAQAIVMEKGREAATWIEQHGMILDALRGSSIPEIKACIKLTGSGEALSLTSAVLVSGVPLTVVPEPTQIQCHDIDREISHLVTELDYGLSSAVAALQMYSLALQRILPLNYLITSQVHGWAQVMLSLNTLSPDIISVALRQGVELVTKGHNNGTLSVKSSYDDLCLKLMNHTADIERLEEDCSEITISIGQGTESKAKERLLSTFVNHIQHSGLKRRQEAFIPERTLISAFHGDIEEKRESMLSILNKVLYNLFTDVKHRISRSQDNSAVARNTNTGLSSYFGSFPGDFEEQIEKCALVAEFLEELKCHVGLDVHDTEANANISSYTSQESWASLFKTNLLFCKNFVRNMIEVVVPSVIKSAISFNSDVMDIFGSISQIRGSIETSLEQFIQVQLEKSSLIELEQNYFVKVGLITEQQLALEEAAVKGRDHLSWEEAEELASQEEACRVQLDKLHQMWNQKDLRNSLLMKKEASITSALISTEHQLKSLIGSESEMEPHVLRKKGLLTVLTESFSELESIDQALISTVGPICHSSHRIPYLAEMMNSGHAISEYIWKFPSLPSNFSFLIWKVSVVDLLLDSCTHDVATSFDQNLGFEQHVDLVKKALSDQLQERISRYLKERVVPLMLTRLDTEIEMLREKVESSKDRTIDQIKIDHDAVGRVQFMLEEYCNAHETVRAAISAASIMKKQVNELKDALIKTNLEICQMEWIYDISSSPLKSTPMISQKFIGGDDNLLSVILNISRSKLLEKLQSSVTKIARSLERLQSCEGTSIATEGQLERAMSWACGGPNSSPAGNSGIPLEFHDHLINRRQLLQGARENASEVMKVCTSILEFEASRHGIFRTKDGGIWEQSYLNALKNLDVTYHSFTRSEQEWKQAQSNMEAASSGLVSASNELHVAALKAKSASGDMQSTLLAMRDSACELSVALSAYSGIIRGHSTLTSECGPMLEEVLAITEALHDVHSLGKEAAVLHSSIMQNLSKANAILLPLESLLSKDVAAMTDAMAREKETNVEIAPIHGQAIFQSYHNRIKEALLGFKPLVPALVLSVEELYSKLIKLARAAGLHAGNLHKALEGLGESLQVRSQDIGPSREDLSNHAIVYDTQESGKFSKSNSEFDSGSVSLNELCLPDRGWISPPESIDNGSTESGFTSAEASLADSFSGLDITELLSGDSDSKENGGYPHCMPSLLTEVQDLPLEKAEAKILLQESSDLVREDKAILLNQDKAEEESRGTSFTDMRTVDQARGKNAYAMSVLRRVEMKLDGRDITETRDITVAEQVDFLLRQATNIDNLCNMYEGWTPWI; this is translated from the exons ATGAGGGCAGGGGAAAACCCGAAACCCCACACCTTTGCTCTCCAAGAGAAATGCAGTGGAGAGACGATGCAAGGGCTTCACCACCACCAACAGCAGCTGGCGGCGCTCCTCGCTGCGGCGCTACCCAAGGACGATTCCTCGTCAGCCGCACTTGCACCCACCACTGCCACCGTGACGCCTGCTTCTGAAGAAGGGGAATCATCTCGTCTCTCTGCCCTCACCTCCCTCCACCGCGCCGTGCTATATCCTCCAAATTCTCTTCTTGTCGCTCACTCCGCCTCTTATATATCTAAAGGCTTCTCTCAACTAATATCCGACAA ATTGTATTCAGTACGTCTTGCAGCAGCTAAAGCATACGGGGCTTTATGCTCTGTATTGTGTTCGATCTCTGTCGCCTCAAATGGTAGGCAGAACCATGTTGTACTTGGCAGCTTGATTGATCAGTTTATTGGGTGGTCATTACCATCTCTGAACAACACTGGCGGTGAGACTTCAGAACTAGCTTTGGAGAGCCTTCATGAGTTTCTTAATGTTGGAGATGTTGGAGCGGTTGAGAGATATGCTTTGCCTATACTTAAAGCTTGCCAGGAACTTATTGAGGATGAAAAAACCTCTGTGAGTTTACTGCAGAGGCTTCTTGGTGTGTTGACATTGATTTCATTGAAGTTTTTCAGATGCTTCCAGCCCCATTTTGTGGACATTGTTGATATACTTCTTGGATGGGCAATGATACCGGATATCAAAGAATCAGACAAGTGTGTGATTATGGACAGTTTCTTGCAATTTCAAAAGCACTGGGTGAATAATATGCAGTTTTCTTTGGGATTGCTATCAAAGTTTTTGGGTGATATGGACGTGTTACTCCAGGATGGGGGTTCTGGTACTCCTCAACAATTTAAACGAATTCTTGCCTTGCTTACTTGTTTCTGTACAGTTTTGCAGTCAGTGGCATCTGGTTTGCTGGAAATCAATTTTCTTGAGCAAATTAATGAATCTCTTTGCCAAATGGTACCTGTTTTACTTCAATGCTTATCTTTGATCGGGAAGAAATTTGGATGGTCAAAATGGATCGAGGAGTCTTGGAGGTGCTTGACATTGTTGGCAGAAATATTGAGTGAAAGGTTTTCTAGTTTTTACCCTATGGCAGTGGATACATTGTTTCAAAGCTTGGAAGTAGAAAATGCAAACAAAGTTCTGGAAACTGAGACTATTTCTACCTTCCAGGTTCATGGCATTCTCAAAACTAATCTACAATTACTGTCACTTCAAAAGCTTGGACTTATGTCTTCATCTGTGCTTAATATATTGCGGTTTGAGGGACCCATATCTCACCTGCGGTTGCATCCAAATCACTTAGTGACTGGAAGTGCTGCAGCTACTTACATCTTCTTGCTTCAGCATGGGAAGAATGATGTTGTTGAAAAAACAATGGATTCTTTAATTGAAGAACTACAGTTACTGACGTGCAAACTTGAGCAAATTTCAATTATGGTTGATGAGCTGGATGTGATGGCAGGCTCTAAATGTTATTCTAAATCAGAATTAGTGGTGTTGATAAAGTTTAATATGAAAGTACTGTTGAGTTGTGTAACTTTTGGACCAGGTAGCAGTTTGATCGGGCAAACTGATGTTGATACTTTGTGTGTTAGCAGGGCACATAAGTTGGTAACTTTTGTGTCCAGCAAGATGGATCCCTTTTCTTCACCCATCCAGAATAGTGTAGAATTACAAGTTACTATTCTGAAAACATTGGAGAGACTTACAGCAATTGAATTAGTGAGTAAGTACTCCATGAGTAAACAGAAAACATCATCTGGTAAATACGCAGAGGGGGAGATTGTAAGAAACTCGTGTCCAACAATTGTCTTTGATCCCCTGAGAAGATGCTCTAAGCTCCTTATAAAATCTCTTTGTGTAATTTCTCCTTTTACAGTCAAGATAGAAGCCATAAAATGGGTTcacaaattttgtgaaaatGTTATCGAGGTATATAAGAATATAGAGGCTCCATTATACCCTTGCCAAGTTGCTGCTTGCTGGAAAATTATTCACGGATTACTGCTCTCAATTTTGGCTGCTGCTTCAGATAAAGAACCAAAAGTGAGATACCTTGTTGCAGCTGCTGTTGAGATGCTACTGATAGCAAAACTTATCCACCCTCTGCACTTTCCTGTAATTGCTGAAGTGTTCCTTGAAAAACTTGGTGATCCAGAAACACATATAAAAAATACTTATCTTAAGCAGCTTTCCCATGTGCTACCTGTGACGACATATACATGTGAtcttcatgattttggattgaTCAGTACAAATTGTTCTCGAGTTCATACATTGAGTGATCACTCGGTGCACTGGAAACAACTTTTTGCCCTCAAGCAAATGCCACAGAAACTTCACTCGCACCAACTTGTTTCCATTTTGAGTTATATTTCACAGAGATGGCAGGTACCCCTAGCTTCTTGGATCCACCGGCTCATTTATTCCTGCTATAGCAAAAGAGACCCCTCACTTACTCAGCAGGAGGATGTAGATGTTGATAATGGTTTGTGGTGGGATATAAAAGTGGAGGAAGATACCCTCGAAAGAATTTGTACAGTTAATCACCTTGCCGGTGCATGGTGGGCTATACATGAAGCGGCTAGATTTTGCATTACTACTCGACTACGGACTAACCTTGGTGGGCCAACTCAAACTTTTGCTGCGTTGGAGCGTATGCTTCTTGACATTGCTCATGTACTGCGGCTTGAAACTGACCAAAATGATGGAAATTTTAATGTCATAGGTTCTTGTGCTCACTTATTGCCAATGAGGTTGTTTCTGGAATTTGTCGAGGCCTTGAAGAAAAATGTGTATAATGCTTATGAAGGGTCAACCATCCTATCACATGCTTCCAGACAAAGCTTGTTATTTTTCAGGGCAAATAAAAAGGTCTGCGAGGAATGGTTCTCTCGAATAAGTGAGCCAATGATGGATGCAGGATTGAAGCTTCAGTGCCATGATGCTACCATTCATTACTGCTCGCTACGATTGGTTGATATCAGCAATTTTGTTGCTTTAGCACTATCAGATAATTCAAAAGTCCAGGCAAGTGAAAATCTTCAAAATATCAGAGGCAGATATGCTGGAGATATTCTAAGAATTCTTCGTAACATGACTTTCGCTTTATGTAAGAAACGTGAACCTGAAGTATTAATTGGCATACAAAAATGGGCTACCATTTCATTCTCTCCATTATTCAAAGAGGACGGTTCAAGTGACGGTATGAATTTGGAATTTTCATGGATCACTGGGCTTGTTTATCAGGCTAGAGGCGAGCATGAGAAGGCTGCTGCTCACTATATCCATTTGTTACAGACTGAAGAATCACTCTCTTCTATGGGTTCTGATGGAGTACAATTCGCCATTGCACGAATTATTGAGAGTTACACAGCTATATCTGATTGGAAGTCTTTGGAATCCTGGCTGCTAGAGCTGCAGACTATCCGTGCAAAGTATGCTGGAAAGAGTTATGCTGGTGCTCTAACCACTGCTGGAAATGAAATAAACTCAATTCAAGCCTTGGCTTGCTTTGATGAGGGTAACTTCCAGGCAGCATGGTCATTCCTTGATTTGACCCCAAAAAGTAGCAACGAACTCACACTTGATCCCAAGCTGGCTTTACAAAGAAGTGAACAAATGCTTTTGCAGGCAATGCTTCTCCATGTCGAAGGAAAAGCGGACGAGGTGTGCCATGAGTTGCAGAGGGCCAAATCATTGATGGAAGAAACATTCTCTGTTTTGGCACTTGATGGACTTGTGGATGCAGCTCCGCATGTGAATCAGTTGTATTGCATTTCTGCCTTTGAAGAAAGTTGCAAACCTGGAGACAATCAGGGTAAGCACGTCACATCATTATTAAATTCATATATCCAAACAGGGCAATTCCCATGTGGTGGAGTTTATCAAGATTGCAGTTTGTGGCTAAAAGTTCTTCGAGTTCATCAGACTACTCTCCCAACCGCACCTGTGACTCTTGAACTCTGCAAAAACTTAATGATCCTAGctcgcaagcaaaggaacctaAGGCTGGCAACCCGACTCAGCAATTATCTCAAAAGCCATGTATCACTTTGCTTTCATGATGGTTTGCACGAATATTTCACCTCTATTTTGGAATACGAAGCCATTTTAGCCATGCGAGCTGAAAACAAGGAAGAAGCCTTGACATATCTTTGGTCTTTTGTGCGCCCTTTCTTAGTTGATTCATCGATTGTACCATCTGATTCTCGTGTCAGTGTATTGAAGGCTAATGCTTGCTTGAAACTTTCGAAGTGGTTGATAAGAGACTATGCACATAAGAGCTTGGAGAATGTCGTTCTTAAAATGCGTGCAGATTTTATAATGACTGAGATTACTTCTGGCAATGGGTCTGCCTCCTTAGGTGATGGTTATCAAAGCTCTAAATCGAGGGTAAATCTTATTGTGGAGGAACTTGCTGGTACAGCTACAAAGTTGTCTACTCTTCTTTGCCCAACGATGGGAAAGTCGTGGATTTTGTATGCGTCATGGTGCTATGTTCAAGCTAGAGCATCTGTCTCTTCCGATTGTGAGATGGCCCTTCATTCTTGTTCCTTTTCTCCAATTCTTGCCTCCGAAATTCAACATCAGAGATTTGTGTTAACTGAAGAAGAGCAATTACGTGTTAAAAACATCATTCTAGAACATACTTTGAATAGATCCGATGAGAAAATGTATGAAGAAAGAGGAGATTACGATTCCTTGGAGACTGGGTATTCACAAAATGAGAGCAATTCGAAGGTTTTATTGCAGAAAATAATAGATGCTATTGAAACTGCAGCTGGAACACCCGGAGCTGAGGACAATGATATTGGTAGTCTCTCTGCTGCACTAGCTATACAGTTGCAGAAATGCTTTTCGTCCTCTACCACCGTATTAGAGGATGCCGAAGTAATGTCCTTGGTACATTATTTGGTTGAAGTTTGGTGGTCTTTGAGAAGGAGACGCGTTTCTCTCTTTGGTCACGCAGCTCAAGCTTTTATAAATTATCTTTCATATTCATCTATGAAGTGTTCTAACGGTCAGTTATCTAGCTGTGATGTTGAGTCCAATTATAAATATCCGAGTCACACTCTTAGAGCCATCCTTAATGTGCTACACATTATAGTCAACTATGGAGTTGAGTTAAAAGATACAATTGAGCCTGCTCTTTCTAAGGTTCCTTTGCCACCATTGGAg GAAATAACACCTCAACTTTTTGCTCGATTAAGTTCGCATCCAAATGAAGTGGTCAGGAAGCAGTTGGAGAACTTGTTAATCACGCGGGCAAAACTTTCTCCTTGGTCTTTAGTGTACCCAACTCTTGTTGATGTAAATTCTCAAGAAAAGGAACCTTCCGAGGAGATTCAGAAAATTCTTGCATATTTG AATAAGCTTTATCCAAGATTAGTACAGGATGCTCACCTCATGATAAAGGAGCTTGAAAATGTAACTGTCCTTTGGGAGGAACTGTGGCTTGGCACACTCCAGGATCTTCATTCAG ATGTAATGAGACGTATAAATTTGTTGAAAGAGGATGCTGCACGAATTGCGGAGAATTCTACTCTTAGCCATGGTGAGAAGAACAAGATCAATGGTGCAAAATACTCTGCTATGATGGCTCCGGTTTTTGTGGTGTTAGAGCGTCGCTTGACTTCGACTTCTAGAAAACCTGAGACACCTCATGAAGCCCGGTTTCTCGAGGAGTATCAGGAAACAATAAAATTAGCATTTGCAAAATTTAAGACTCCTCCTGCATCTGTTGTTGCTATAGGGGATGTTTGGAGACCATTTGAGAATATTGCTGCTTCCTTGGCATCTTATCAGAGAAAATCTTCTGTATCTTTGGGAGAAGTTTCTCCACTGTTGGCTTCACTATCAACTTCATATGCTCCAATGCCAGGTCTTGAGAAGGAAGCTACTATATCTGAACCAGAAAGTGACTTAGATAGCATATCTCCGGGAATCGTGACAATCTCATCCTTTTCTGCGCAAGTATCAATTTTACCAACCAAaaccaaaccaaagaaaattgttATTATGGGCTCAGATGGTATGAATTATACATATCTCTTGAAAGGACGAGAAGACTTGCGTCTAGATGCCAGAATTATGCAGCTATTGCAAGCTGTAAATCGTGTTCTGCAGTCATCAGCTGCCACACGTGGTCAGCCACTTGGCATTCGCTATTACTCTGTGACGCCTATAAGTGGTCGTGCTGGTCTGATTCAGTGGGTAGATAATCTGATTAGCATTTATAGTGTTTTTAAATCATGGCAGAATAGAGCACAGTTGTCTCAGCTTTCTGCTATGGGCACTGATACAAAAACTACAGCTCCTCCTGTTGCTCGGCCCAGTGACTTGTTTTATGGAAAAATCATACCAGCACTCAAAGAGAAAGGAATCAGACGGGTAATTTCTAGGAGAGATTGGCCTCATGAAGTTAAGCGAAAAGTTCTTTTAGAACTAATGAAGGAAACTCCCAAACACCTTCTTTACCAGGAACTTTGGTGTGCTAGTGAAGGATTCCAAGCCTTCAACTCAAAATTGAAGAG GTATTCTGGGAGTGTTGCAGCCATGAGTATTGTAGGCCATATTTTGGGACTAGGCGATAGACATCTGGATAACATCCTTGTAGATTTTTGTAGAGGGGATATCGTGCATATTGATTATAATGTGTGCTTTGATAAGGGCCAGAGATTAAAGATCCCTGAAATTGTTCCATTCCGCCTAACTCAGACGGTTGAAGCAGCATTAGGGCTAACTGGCATGGAAGGCTCTTTTAGGGCGAACTGTGAGGCTGTTTTAAGTGTTTTGAGGAAGAACAAGGATATAATTTTGATGTTGTTAGAAGTTTTTGTTTGGGATCCACTTGTAGAATGGACACGCGCAAACTTTCATGATGATGCAGCTGTTGTTGGTGAAGAAAGGAGGGGCATGGAACTTGCTGTCAGCTTAAGTCTATTTGCGTCACGAGTCCAAGAAATCCGTATACCGTTGCAG GAGCATCACGATCTTTTGCTGTCTACGTTACCAGATATTGAAGTAGCTCTTGAG AGGTTTTTCGACGCTCTAAACCAGTATGAGATTGTTTCTGGTCTATTCTATTGTGCTGACCAAGATAGATCAACCCTTGTTCTACATGAATCGTCCGCAAAATTGGCTGCTGCTGAAGCCACTAGTAATTCAGAGAAAACCTTAGCCTTGTTCGAAATGCATGCTCTAGAATTTGCTCAAGCACAGGCCATTGTGATGGAGAAAGGCCGAGAGGCAGCGACTTGGATTGAGCAGCATGGGATGATTCTTGATGCTTTGCGTGGCAGTTCAATTCCAGAAATCAAAGCCTGCATAAAGCTGACTGGTTCAGGAGAAGCTTTGTCGCTTACATCTGCAGTTCTTGTTTCTGGGGTTCCATTGACTGTTGTCCCTGAGCCCACACAAATTCAATGCCATGACATTGACAGGGAGATATCTCACTTGGTAACCGAGCTAGATTATGGGCTTTCTTCAGCTGTTGCAGCACTCCAAATGTATTCGTTGGCTCTTCAGCGAATCTTACCTTTGAATTACCTTATTACCAGCCAAGTGCATGGTTGGGCACAAGTTATGCTTTCTTTGAACACACTTTCTCCTGACATCATATCTGTGGCGCTAAGACAAGGTGTTGAACTTGTCACTAAGGGACACAATAATGGAACTCTCTCTGTTAAGAGCAGTTATGATGATCTTTGCCTCAAGTTAATGAATCATACGGCGGATATTGAAAGATTGGAAGAAGATTGCTCAGAAATTACGATCTCCATTGGCCAAGGGACTGAATCAAAAGCCAAGGAACGTCTCCTATCCACTTTCGTAAACCACATTCAACATTCAGGCCTCAAGAGAAGACAGGAAGCCTTCATACCTGAACGAACTTTAATATCTGCATTCCACGGTGATATCGAAGAGAAAAGAGAAAGCATGCTATCTATTTTGAATAAAGTTTTGTACAATTTGTTTACTGATGTCAAGCACAGAATATCTAGAAGTCAGGATAATTCTGCTGTTGCAAGAAATACAAATACTGGCTTATCATCTTACTTCGGATCCTTTCCTGGGGATTTCGAAGAACAAATAGAAAAATGTGCACTTGTAGCAGAGTTTCTTGAAGAACTAAAATGCCATGTTGGACTGGATGTCCATGACACTGAGGCAAATGCAAACATTTCCAGTTATACATCACAAGAAAGCTGGGCATCTCTTTTCAAGACTAATCTTTTATTTTGCAAAAACTTTGTTAGGAACATGATTGAAGTGGTTGTACCCAGTGTAATAAAATCTGCGATTTCATTTAATTCTGATGTAATGGATATTTTTGGATCCATCTCCCAGATTCGGGGATCTATAGAGACTAGCCTTGAGCAGTTTATCCAGGTTCAACTAGAGAAGTCTTCCTTGATTGAACTTGAGCAGAACTACTTTGTGAAGGTTGGTCTTATCACTGAACAACAGTTGGCTCTTGAGGAAGCTGCTGTTAAGGGTAGAGATCATTTATCTTGGGAAGAGGCTGAGGAGCTAGCTTCTCAAGAAGAAGCTTGCAGAGTGCAACTTGACAAACTCCATCAAATGTGGAACCAGAAAGACCTCCGAAATTCGTTGCTTATGAAGAAAGAAGCAAGCATCACTAGCGCTTTGATTTCCACTGAACATCAATTGAAATCTCTCATTGGTTCTGAATCAGAAATGGAACCACATGTTTTGAGAAAGAAAGGACTTCTTACAGTCCTGACTGAGTCTTTCTCTGAGCTAGAATCAATTGATCAAGCCTTGATTTCAACTGTTGGTCCTATTTGTCATAGCTCACATAGAATTCCTTATCTCGCAGAAATGATGAATTCTGGACATGCAATATCCGAATATATATGGAAGTTTCCTAGTTTACCGAGCAATTTTTCCTTCCTTATATGGAAGGTTTCTGTGGTGGATCTTTTGCTTGATTCATGCACACATGATGTTGCCACATCTTTTGATCAAAATTTGGGATTTGAGCAACATGTTGATCTAGTGAAAAAGGCGCTTAGTGACCAACTTCAGGAGCGCATCAGTCGATACTTGAAAGAAAGAGTTGTTCCGCTTATGCTGACAAGATTAGATACAGAAATTGAGATGCTAAGGGAAAAGGTGGAGTCAAGTAAGGATCGTACTattgatcaaataaaaataGATCATGATGCAGTTGGAAGAGTGCAATTCATGCTTGAGGAGTACTGTAATGCCCATGAAACTGTTAGAGCAGCAATATCAGCTGCTTCAATCATGAAGAAGCAGGTGAATGAACTTAAAGATGCTCTAATAAAGACCAACCTGGAAATTTGTCAGATGGAATGGATTTATGACATATCATCAAGTCCCTTGAAAAGTACCCCTATGATTTCTCAAAAGTTTATTGGAGGCGATGATAACTTACTGTCAGTGATTTTGAACATCAGCAGATCCAAATTGCTGGAAAAATTACAATCTTCAGTTACAAAAATAGCTAGGTCATTGGAGCGCCTGCAATCTTGTGAAGGAACTTCTATTGCAACAGAAGGCCAGCTTGAAAGGGCAATGAGCTGGGCCTGCGGGGGTCCAAATTCTAGCCCTGCTGGAAATTCCGGAATACCCCTGGAATTCCATGATCATCTGATTAATCGCAGACAATTGTTGCAGGGAGCTCGAGAAAATGCATCAGAAGTAATGAAAGTCTGCACCTCCATATTGGAGTTTGAAGCTTCAAGACATGGCATTTTTAGGACTAAAGATGGTGGAATCTGGGAGCAATCTTACCTAAATGCATTAAAAAATTTGGACGTCACCTATCATTCTTTTACGC GGTCTGAACAAGAATGGAAGCAAGCGCAAAGCAACATGGAAGCTGCTTCTAGTGGTTTAGTTTCTGCATCTAACGAACTTCATGTTGCTGCTCTGAAAGCAAAATCAGCATCAG GTGACATGCAAAGCACCCTTCTGGCAATGAGGGACTCTGCCTGTGAACTCAGTGTGGCACTATCTGCGTATAGTGGCATTATTCGAGGGCATAGCACTCTGACTTCTGAATGTGGTCCCATGCTTGAAGAG GTCTTGGCTATAACAGAAGCTCTTCATGATGTTCACAGTTTGGGAAAAGAGGCTGCTGTCTTGCACTCTTCTATCATGCAAAATCTTTCAAAG GCTAATGCAATCCTACTTCCACTTGAGTCATTATTGTCAAAGGATGTTGCTGCTATGACTGATGCTATGGCACGGGAAAAAGAGACAAACGTGGAGATTGCTCCCATTCATGGACAAGCTATATTTCAGTCTTACCATAATAGGATCAAGGAAGCTTTACTAGGCTTCAAGCCTTTGGTACCAGCACTCGTATTATCCGTGGAGGAGCTCTACTCTAAGTTGATTAAACTAGCAAGAGCCGCTGGTCTGCATGCCGGCAACCTCCATAAA GCTTTAGAAGGGTTAGGAGAAAGCCTGCAAGTAAGGTCACAGGATATTGGTCCGTCAAGGGAGGATCTTTCCAATCACGCCATAGTGTATGATACCCAGGAGAGTGGAAAGTTCTCCAAATCTAACAGCGAATTTGATAGTGGTTCTGTCAGTTTGAATGAATTGTGTTTACCAGATAGAGGATGGATATCTCCTCCAGAGAGCATTGATAATGGCAGCACAGAGTCAGGTTTCACCTCAGCTGAGGCAAGTCTTGCAGATAGCTTCAGTGGTCTTGATATCACTGAATTGCTATCAGGTGACTCTGATAGCAAGGAGAATGGAGGTTATCCTCATTGCATGCCATCTCTTCTGACTGAAGTACAAGATTTGCCTCTTGAAAAGGCAGAAGCCAAAATTTTACTG CAGGAGAGTTCCGATTTGGTGCGTGAAGATAAAGCAATTTTGTTAAACCAGGACAAGGCTGAGGAAGAATCTCGTGGGACTTCCTTTACTGACATGAGAACTGTAGATCAAGCGCGAG GTAAAAATGCTTATGCAATGTCGGTCTTAAGGCGAGTAGAGATGAAGCTGGATGGTCGAGATATTACTGAAACCCG GGATATTACCGTTGCGGAGCAGGTTGATTTTCTGCTTAGACAAGCAACTAACATAGACAACCTCTGCAATATGTATGAAGGTTGGACGCCTTGGATTTGA